The genome window AAGTTGGTTGAGCATGAGCTGACAGCCCTatatagtgttcattggaagttactttggacaaaagcatctgctaagcaaataaatataactgaGCTTTAAGTTGTCCATTTCAATAACAAACCACAACTCAgtctttatatttgtttttactctTCTGGTATAAATTTATACCTTACCAAAAAGCTGCATCTTAAAGGCACAATGTCTCAAAAGTACAGTACTTTGATGAGATAAAGGAAGTATTAATTGGAGATAGTTTTAATATGAAAGACAGCAACTGACAGAAGTTACCAATATACacagtttaaaacaatattGACAGACTGACAAGTAAAGTGCTCAGTTCAATTTCAAGCAGAAACTCCCTCCTGCAGCTCTCTGAAGGCGATGGTCTTGGGGTTTATGCCCACACTCTTCGTGGTGTTGTGAGTCTTGTAGATGCCAATGAGCCGGTCAGCAATCTCAAACATATTGTTTCGCAGCGAGATGATAATGAACTGGGCGTTCTTGGTTTGTTCCTGGTGGGGGAAGAAAGGAATGATTTGAAGTGAGATTGTAATCCAGTCTGGACATGACCAAAGTCTCAACTCAGCAACCAACACCCAGTGAGAAGACTTGTATCCCCTGCCAGCTTTTCGCAAACTTCATTCAAAGCAAGTGTGTCACAAATTACTTCTTCCTGCCACAGTACTTTTCCCCTCTGAAACTGTTTGACCATGCCATTACTGCAAGAGCCAATATAAAAATTTTGATTAGGCAGCTCTTGAgctttttggggggggaatgaataaataaataaataaataaataaataaaaattgtgacTAAAGTGTGAACTTACATAGATGTAAAAAGCCACAATAGATACATTCTTGAAGTCAAGGGCAGCATCAATCTCATCCATGAAGTACAGAGGTGTGGGTTTGAAGTGGTGGAGGGCAAAGACCAGGGCCAGGGAACTGAGTGTCTTTTCTCCACCAGACAAATTAAAGATCTTCTTCCAACTCTTCTTCGGGGGTCGGACACTAGATAAAGAGCAAAGACATTTtatactgagaaaaaaaaaaaaaacatgcttatgAGAAAGGTTTTTAAAGTCTATTCCATGAAATAAGAGGCAAAGCAAGATCTGTTTTTCCAGAATAAATTACCTGAACATAATGCCCTCAGAGAAAGGGTCCAGGCTATCCACAAGCTCAAGCTCAGCATCCCCCCCGAGAGTTAGCATCTGGTAGTTCTCCTTCAGTTTGTTCGTGATGATGTTGAAACCGGCCATGAACTCGTTAAGACGCTGTTTGCGCAAGTCTTCACATGCACGCTTGAATTTGTCCCGCTCTGTGGTGATCTCATCCAGCTCTGCCACACGCTGCAGGTATAACTCTTCCTACGGGGACAAACATACACAAGTGACATATTCGGCATCAAGGCAACACATTACAAAATAAGCTTCCTTTGACTGCTTGATTTCAATGTTTTTAATTGATTGAAATCAAGAGGTATTTGCTGACAGCACCTTCTTCCTGTACTCTGCAATGGCACCCAAGTTGGGCTTCATCTGGGCACAGCGTGCTTCTAGCAGAGCAATCTTGTTGTTCAGCATGTCAGGATCCTGGGCAGTCACATCTTCAGGGGTCAGAACTGGCAATTCCTCCGCTGGCTTGTCATCAATGGCGTGCAGGGAGAGCTTTGAGATCTTAAAATAAGAATAACTGGTTACAGAACAACTTTTCATACCTCACGAGATGGTTTAGAAGCAATCTGACTCTGGGTGTTTCTACAGATGATGCAGTACAAATACATTAACTGAAAGCCACTTGTAcaccatttaaaatgatttaggggaaaaaaaaaaattttaaatacaaattctTCAAGTCAAACTGGCTTGAGGAATTTATTAAAGTGCTAATGCCCAGCCAGAATCCCTCACATGTCCCTCCCACCCAGTAAGAAATGGGAGTCAGGACAGTAACATCTATACTATTCAATTATCTAACTGATGAAGTAGCTCCAGGCATGACAGGAAAGTGCAGCTGGCATcccaccccaaacccaccccccactcctGGCATAGCTGTGAGAATTTTAGAATACCAGCAACAGGAGCGCTCATGCGAACCAACCTCTCTCTGCCAGTGCTTGATCTTGCTCTGGTGCTCGGAGATGGCCCCCTCAATCTGCTCCACCTTTAGCCGTACACTGAGACACTCCTTCTGGACTGTGTGTTCCTGCTCCTGGATGGCCTTGATCTCCTGAAGCACACCACGGTGCTGCTCCTGCACCTCAGGCAGCGCGTCCTAAAGTATGGACAAAGGAATGTGGGGAGCCATAAGGACAAACGCAATCATTTTATATTAGCCAGTTTTTAGTACCTCTTAACAAAATGACTTATTTCTGGTGCCATCTCGTCCCCCGATCCTTTGCTATGGACCATTAACATCCAGTGACCTTACGAACCTCTGCCTCCTGACATTCCTTCATAATTTCAGCTGCCTGCTCCTCAAGCTGCTTCAGCTGTACCATCAGCTCCTCAATGGCCTTCTCATTTTCTGCCATCTCAGTTTCCAAGCGAGCCACCGCATCCTCAGACTTCTTTATGTTCCTGAGGAAGCAGGAAAGAAGAGTAAGGTAACAAGAATGCACAAAAAAGGCCCTTTAGCTTTTGGGAACTGGGAACAAAAATCTGACCATAAATCAGTCTGTAACTCCATAGTCAGTGAAAAGAACACAATGTAAATACCCCTCCGAATGTTCATGGGTAAGGTTGTGTAAAAAACAAAGCTATAACACAATGTAGGGTAACAGTAGTTCAGAGTCTTTCCTGGACATTTAAGTAGTGGAGGAACACCCTGGGCAGAATTCCAGTATGTTGCACAGGTAAATTCCAAActaaagtaaaagtaaagtaaaatccAATTTAGAATAACTggaaaattgggggggggggggatcacaaCCCTTGCTCAGTTCTGATTCCTGATCAATTTACCTCAAGCCACTTTCAACTTCATGTACACAATCAAAACAACACAGTCCCTCAAATTCATTTACAGGAAAGTTTGGTTTTGGCTGTAGCTTAAACGAAAATACTTTGGAAgacttcattttaacattttgggCAATTCAACATTGTGCTACGTGGAAATTAAAGGTGAGTTAACTAACTAAGTGCCATAGAGAAAAATTTGACTCAGAGTGACAATTTCTGTGGCTTTCTTGGTGAGGaagggtacagaagtggtttaccattgctttCTTCCATGCATGCCTTTAGACTGCAAACATGGTAAAGACCAACCAAACAGCCAGACCCCACTTAAGGTGCCAGTGTTGCCACTTCACCACGCTATGTACTTAACTCCTACTGCTCATTGATTGATTTGTcccataaaacacattaacagtttatttctatttattaatttagcagatgttctTTTACAAAGCATCATACAATTTACTTCCTTACTGATGATCAGTGCCACTGATGACAAATGCAAGTTGTACACATGGAAGAGCTGAATGAAGAGTCGCGCACTCCAATTCAGTGAgggtgttttactgccaactaacagctggatgcagaaacacaggttGCTTTAACTCCCCAACAGATGAAAGTTTTAGAAAATAGGTCAAAAAATTGCAATTAAACAGGAAAATGGTTGTACTTTCAGAAATCTAACtcaaacttccacagcacagggaATCTGAACTGGACATTTAGGCTTCTTCAGTAAAGACCTTGCTTAGTAAAATAAGTGATCAGCAAATATTAGCTTCAATGAATATGCAGGCAGTGATGAATTCAAGGCAAAATCCCCCAAGGTTGAGGTGCTGACCTGTCAGCAGTCTTGATGTCCACCTGGGCCTTGGTGATGGCTGACGAACACTCGTCCAGCTGTTTGTTGACTCTGTCCAGCTTATCCTGCTGGGCCTTCAGCTTGTGGCTGTTGATCTCCACAATGAGGTTATGCAGTCTTTTCACCTCTGCCTCTACTTTGCCAGCTTTACTTGAAGCATTCTCATAATCTGTGAGGAAAGGAGAGACTTCAACTACTGAAAGGCTGCCTTATCAGCAATATTGCAACCTGGAACAATGTCATGTCAAAATATAGGGGATGTTAACATTTCTTTGTGAAGTCCCAAAAGACCTCTCAGAGGCATCTATTACATGGTTTGAGATACTGTCTAAAGTCTATCATCTCAATATTCAACTTACTATGAAATGACAAGTCATACCTTTCTTAAAAGCTTTCAAGGTTTCCTCCATCTGTTTCTGCTTGTTCTTATCAGGAGCTGCTGCAATGACATTGGCTTCCAACTCCTTAATCTGAGACTTTAAGTGAACTTCTTGCTCCGACAGACTCTAGATATGTAAAAATGGGGTTGTAAATACCATAATTATGAATCTTCAAAAGTCTGTTACATCAccaattgtattaaaaaaaaaaaaaaaaatgtactagTAGTAAAATTCAGCAGAGAACCTGTAGTTTCTTCTACATAGTTCTGACAAAAGAAGCAGCACTTTAACCTGAATGCTGGCAGTATACTTCTCCAGTGTGTTCCTCATTTCACGGAGCTCCTGCCTCAGTTGGTGTACCCTCTCCTCCAGTTGGAGCTTCATCTCCTGGTGACCCTGCATTTGTGCCATCTGTACATTCAGCTTCTTTTCCATCTTGTCCAGCTACAGGTTCAGATAGGGATCAGAAATAAGTTTAACGAACACAGTTTGAGAATTCATTAGTTACTGCAATGTGGCAGAAGTCTTACCTCCTCCTGTGTGACCTCCACTCCCACAGAAGTGCCCATTCTGCCCCGCATTACACGACCACCCCCTCCAGTCATCGTACCTTCAAGGCAGAgcaaaattcaaattatttttaacaggCAGTGTTAAAGAAAACTATCACATTATTTTACCAGATTTTTCTCTGAAAGGCCTGGGGAAGACATACCAGCCTGCTCAATAATCTGGCCTTGCAGGGTCACCACTCTCCATCGCTTATCCTTCTGGAAGGCAAGCCGCGTAGCCTGCTCTAGATCATTCGCCACTAACGTGTCACGAAGGGCAAAGTAGAAGGCTGGGCGCACAGCCTCATCCTTCACCTTCACCATGTCAAACAGACGTGGGATGTTCTCTGGGGTTGCAATCTGTCCCATGCTCTTCTCCCACACTTTCATCTACAACATGAAGTAGTTGGATGAAGTACGTTTAACACTTTGTCTTACTACTAACACCTATTATTGAGATCtgtctatatatacacaagCATAGGCTATATACATAACTCATGAATTCCTGCAAAGTGTGTATCCAAAAAAGGACCCAAGTGACTAACCTTGTCCAACCCTATGAAAGTGGCAACCCCAATATTCTGGGTCTTCAGGAAGTTGACGCACTTCTGGGCAGTGTCAATAGTGTCCACCAAGATGTTATCCAATGCACCACAACTCGATGATATAGCAACATCATACTTTTCATCAATCGCTCCCAGGTCTCCCTATTAGAATAAAGGAATTTAATGTACTTTGAGAtgcaagaacacaaaaaaaattgaagagcACCTAGaatctaaaagcagcagcatgtTTGAATATATCTATATAGACCATGCTTTGTACCAAGTATAAAAGACATGATAGGGACTTTACCAGCCTTCCAAGGATGCCTGGGATTTTGCCGCTCTTCTTCTGTTGCATTAGAGCATCGAGAACCTTTCCCTTACTGCAGTTGGAAGAAAGTGAACTTCTGGCTTCTTCCACCTTCTGCCTCATGTCTTTCACCACTTCCCTTGCCTGCTCATCTGCCTGTGTGAtctgctccagctccttctcATCCTGGAGACAGCAATTAGAGATGCACTAAAACAAAACTGCCATAGCAATCTCCCAGAAAAGGTCAGTGTCTTTAGAAGCTTTTTGTATCTCAACATTGGTAAAATTGTACTGTGGTGAAAACAGCTCTATACCATACTATCACTATGATTCATCTTTTAGATCTTGTTAGAATGCTTTCCCATTTCACATAAAATGTGCAACAAGATGTACAAGATTATACAATAGCACCATGTACTTTTTTAAGCTGTTGCTCAGATTTTGGGATTTTGACTTCCAAATCCTTGATGGCAGCCCTCCTCTCCCGTAGAGTCTCCATTGTTGAGTGCAGCATCTCCTTAGCCTTGTTGAGCTGTGTCACAGCCGTGTTGTGCCGGCTCAAGTAGATGTCCAGCTCAGATTGGGCTACATCCATGCGGGAGCGGGTCTCATTGACTGTCTTACCAAGCTCCATCAAGTCCTTCTCCTTTGTCTGAAGTGAGAAACAAAGGAACACAAGAAATAGAAAATGTTTGGGGAGGGCACAAAGTTGCTATAAAGTTATGCATATTTAACTCATCTTTTCTCAGCTACAAGCAACAGCCATTTTTGCTgaacagaaaaatttaaatagaCAAATTGCACTAAAAGCTTAACAGGCATGTTGCAACCAGAAGCATTCACATGCAGAGATGTTTTGGGGTAGGAAATCACTAACCTCTTTGTCTTGCTGCAAGCCAGCAGTCTCCTCCTTTAGGCTCTCCATAACCTGCTTCAGCTTTTCTTCCTCAGTCATCTTCTGATCTTCCAGCTCCTTTTTCTTTGCAGTAGCCTCAGCAATGATTTTCTCACTATTCATTGGGACGTTCTTTACTTCTTCAAGCTAGAGGGTGGCACAAAAGTgtaaatcacaaacatttttcaggcaACAATCGTATGTCAAGCTAACACAATGGAGGATTCTACTAGGGTTTTTATTACCATCTTCAGCTCTCCACCTTAAAAAAATGGTTCTCCAAAAATCAGCTTTGCCATTAAGACATACATGATTTTCATACAGTAttgaataattttctttaaaaaaaccccaaaagtCTTACATGATAACAGTTCATGTCATCTCTGTACAAAAAGAACCTGGGCAGGTGTCATATTTTGACAATGTGTTCAGGAAAAAAACCCAATGGAATCGATACTGGCCATTTAAATCAAGATCACTGAATTGCAAATCGGTACAATATTCTAAATTAAGAATGGGCAACAAACCAGCCACCTTTCTAAAATCACCAAGCAATTTTAAGAAGCCAGAACTACACATCTATCTTGGAAATTTTCCATTACAACACAATAGCCAAAATTACAGATAAGGGACTGGATATAACATGTCTAGATGCTGCTTGCAGTTTGTTCAAATTCCATGACTGACAACCACCACTCCTGAAAAGAGTATCACTGTGCTTCTAGGTATACCCAACAGACTGACATTCCACTTGAAAAATGGAAAGTAATTAAAAACCTATGCCATGGTTTGGTTCGTCTTCACAATGGTGCCAGTTGAGGCAGAATCATTATTCTGAATTGTTAGCTTATActataaaaatacaacacacatcTGGCCTTGCACAAATCTCGTTTGCTGATAGCGCGTGTTAAGATTTCGTTGTGCAATCAGTTTCATTCACTACAGAGGAATGTTCTCTGATCTGATACTGCTGTTTTGGAAAGTCAGGCAGCCCTTGTAAGTGCTCAAAGAAATTTTCCTTTGTTTACAATGCACATGTAACACACGTTAactttaacagcattttttatAAGCAATCATTTTAATACATTACAATTGGTCCACTACTTATGAAAACAGCTGGGACTGAGTGTTGGTTTGTTACTTgaaaagttggaaaaaataatCTGCAGAAAGAATAAACGTAATATCAGTTTTAGCAGCCCAGACAGCCACACAGGGGGATTGAACTATGGGGCTTTTCAGATGGAACAGCTTGTAAATAAAGTGCAATAAAGAACCCTCGCCAGAGCTAGGTAAGGGCATTTGCGCTTGTCTGCTGTTCCAGGATCCTTTTTCACCCTATACACCACACAAATTTCAGTAATACCCAATACAGGCATGAGAAATGAAAGCATATTtataagaaattttaaaaataagctgTATGTTATTTACCCAAGCACAAACAGTGGCGTATCAACTCAGATATGGAAGTATTACATAGGGGTGGTGTAATGGGCTCAGAACTGATCAATACAGAAGCAAAGGATTATCAACAGCTTGTTCAACTGCTGCTTACTTCTCCACTTTGATAGGTAGCCCTTCCTATACACAATTGCTATATGTCACCACATCTGGTAAAGTTTCGGCATGTGATTCGAATTTGTatactagatttttttttttttttttaaatatcaaacacTTCTCAAAGTTTGTAATGCCAAAAGGTTACTCAAAAGTTCATAAGACAGGCACCAACCATACAGTATTTATGGTCTGCTGTAAAAGGCTGAGACtatgattaatatttttttcatttactaaACCAGTGTTTCTCCATTGTCCTATCCTTAAAAGGAGAGactaaagaaaatgtaattaaatcagCATGCTAGGCTGCACATGCACCTTCTCTTTGTCCTTTATAAGTTGCTTCTGTAGCTTCTTCATCTTGCTCTTGGAATGTTTCAGTTTCTCGCGCACCTCCACATCCTGCAGGTCAAGCTGGGTGAACTTCTCTTTCTGGACCTCAATAAACTTGTTCAGTTCTCCCAGCTTCCTAAtcagtgaaaaagaaacatttgcaaTACAATACTTGGAGGCAACAGTTTAGAATAGGTACTACAGAATTAACCATTGCAATTAGCTTCGCTGTTTAAATGAATTTCATTGACGATCATGAAAACCAAAACTATGTGAGATGAGCATCCAAGAAATATGTGAGGTTATTCTCACAGTATGTGTCAAAATCTACAGAAATAAGTCATAAGAAACAGGTGCCACTTATTAGCCATGCATACATAAACAATACCCAGCAATCTCTGCTCCAGCTCTGACATGAGAGATGTGATGATCAACACAAGATGCAATTGGCTAGGCAGTACACTAGGTGGTACACTACCCAACACTAAAGGGAGGAGTTGGAAGTGCTGGGCAGTTAAATGTGAGGTATACTAAAATGTTCTAGCTAAACTGTAGAAGTGCCAACAAGTGACTATGAACTATAACAATAGTTTAATAAGCAACTTGCAAAGTTTCATGTTGTCTTTCGAACCAGAGCCCTTATGTTTACTTAGTAgccccagccccccaccccagcttCCAACTGGACTGATTACACAACCTTTTCGTATTTGTCcggaaacaaaatgaaacaggcTGCACTACTCATAAAATGACATTCCAAGGAATGAGGAGTTTGAATGCACAAAGACTGTATTATTGGCAGCATAACTGCCAGAATGCAACTTTAAGACAGTTACTAGCAGGTAGTATAAACATTATTACATACGTCAGATTCTTAAATACATAACTTGTATACAAAAAGATATTATTATCttacttttccacattttttaaatcctggtttttctgtttcatttcttcGGAGAGCTTATTGGTCTTCTCTGTCAATTCCTTAGTGTCATccagaattttctgtttttctgcctcCTTCTCTGTTACTCTCTTTTGCAGGTCATAGCTGACAACATGAGATGTGTTAAAGCCCAAAAGATGCATGTTCTGAAACCATCAGGGCAAAGATCTGACACTGACATGAAAGCAACACAAACCTTAATTCACAACATCAACTTCATTAAGATAACAGAAGATGGTATAATtacactggagaaaaacagcattttcctGAAAACCTTTTAAAATGCCATGCAATTTGCGTGCAGGAAAAAACCTGCAAAATATTTCATCATCTTTAACCTAATTAAAAGATTGCGTGTATGAATTTTTCCCCAGAGTTCGCAAATGTTACCGCACTGCTCATAATATACTTGAGCTATGGCTCTTGTAAGACCTGGGAGGCaccagagaagaaaaagaatactCACATGTAGTACTGGCAGAGGTGGCTGCGATTCTTGAAGATCTCATTCTCCATAGTGAGGAACTCCACTGCCATGTTTTTCTCACCCTCCAGGGCAGATTTCTCCTTCTCCACCATCTTTACACGGTTCAGCTGCAGACAGTACGAGTCCAAGGTAAGTAAAACTAACCAACATTCTCTTACACACTAGAACTTGAAATAGCATATACTACCTAAAGGGAAAGACCAGATAAACCAGAAAAATGAGCAGAGAGGTTAGATGCATTTTCCTTATACCTGgtttaaatatattcataaaCTTAATTTGTTCAATTGATTTCTTTCCAAAACACCCACAATGTTACTAAAGTAACTAGACTGcatgttaaaaaacacaaagtataTGGTTCATTCCAGACACAAGGATAACCACTGCTGATTTTACAAAAGTTACAGAAATTTAGATTCAACTTGTTACACTTAACatgagaactttttttta of Scleropages formosus chromosome 10, fSclFor1.1, whole genome shotgun sequence contains these proteins:
- the smc4 gene encoding structural maintenance of chromosomes protein 4 isoform X1, with translation MPSKTAKVRGKGAQNRDESDEELHVPPAESDLDGRGGSAVTHDAAAVVPVDDRSLEEILSSIPPPPPPAMTNEPGAPRLMITHIVNHNFKSYAGEQVLGPFHKRFSCIIGPNGSGKSNVIDSMLFVFGYRAQKIRSKKLSVLIHSSDQHKDIQSCTVEVHFQKIIDKEGDDYEVIPNSKFYVSRTASRDNSSVYHISGKKATFKDVGTLLRSHGIDLDHNRFLILQGEVEQIAMMKPKGQTEHDEGMLEYLEDIIGSCRLKEPIQTLCRRGELLNEQRGEKLNRVKMVEKEKSALEGEKNMAVEFLTMENEIFKNRSHLCQYYIYDLQKRVTEKEAEKQKILDDTKELTEKTNKLSEEMKQKNQDLKNVEKKLGELNKFIEVQKEKFTQLDLQDVEVREKLKHSKSKMKKLQKQLIKDKEKLEEVKNVPMNSEKIIAEATAKKKELEDQKMTEEEKLKQVMESLKEETAGLQQDKETKEKDLMELGKTVNETRSRMDVAQSELDIYLSRHNTAVTQLNKAKEMLHSTMETLRERRAAIKDLEVKIPKSEQQLKKDEKELEQITQADEQAREVVKDMRQKVEEARSSLSSNCSKGKVLDALMQQKKSGKIPGILGRLGDLGAIDEKYDVAISSSCGALDNILVDTIDTAQKCVNFLKTQNIGVATFIGLDKMKVWEKSMGQIATPENIPRLFDMVKVKDEAVRPAFYFALRDTLVANDLEQATRLAFQKDKRWRVVTLQGQIIEQAGTMTGGGGRVMRGRMGTSVGVEVTQEELDKMEKKLNVQMAQMQGHQEMKLQLEERVHQLRQELREMRNTLEKYTASIQSLSEQEVHLKSQIKELEANVIAAAPDKNKQKQMEETLKAFKKDYENASSKAGKVEAEVKRLHNLIVEINSHKLKAQQDKLDRVNKQLDECSSAITKAQVDIKTADRNIKKSEDAVARLETEMAENEKAIEELMVQLKQLEEQAAEIMKECQEAEDALPEVQEQHRGVLQEIKAIQEQEHTVQKECLSVRLKVEQIEGAISEHQSKIKHWQREISKLSLHAIDDKPAEELPVLTPEDVTAQDPDMLNNKIALLEARCAQMKPNLGAIAEYRKKEELYLQRVAELDEITTERDKFKRACEDLRKQRLNEFMAGFNIITNKLKENYQMLTLGGDAELELVDSLDPFSEGIMFSVRPPKKSWKKIFNLSGGEKTLSSLALVFALHHFKPTPLYFMDEIDAALDFKNVSIVAFYIYEQTKNAQFIIISLRNNMFEIADRLIGIYKTHNTTKSVGINPKTIAFRELQEGVSA
- the smc4 gene encoding structural maintenance of chromosomes protein 4 isoform X2, which codes for MTNEPGAPRLMITHIVNHNFKSYAGEQVLGPFHKRFSCIIGPNGSGKSNVIDSMLFVFGYRAQKIRSKKLSVLIHSSDQHKDIQSCTVEVHFQKIIDKEGDDYEVIPNSKFYVSRTASRDNSSVYHISGKKATFKDVGTLLRSHGIDLDHNRFLILQGEVEQIAMMKPKGQTEHDEGMLEYLEDIIGSCRLKEPIQTLCRRGELLNEQRGEKLNRVKMVEKEKSALEGEKNMAVEFLTMENEIFKNRSHLCQYYIYDLQKRVTEKEAEKQKILDDTKELTEKTNKLSEEMKQKNQDLKNVEKKLGELNKFIEVQKEKFTQLDLQDVEVREKLKHSKSKMKKLQKQLIKDKEKLEEVKNVPMNSEKIIAEATAKKKELEDQKMTEEEKLKQVMESLKEETAGLQQDKETKEKDLMELGKTVNETRSRMDVAQSELDIYLSRHNTAVTQLNKAKEMLHSTMETLRERRAAIKDLEVKIPKSEQQLKKDEKELEQITQADEQAREVVKDMRQKVEEARSSLSSNCSKGKVLDALMQQKKSGKIPGILGRLGDLGAIDEKYDVAISSSCGALDNILVDTIDTAQKCVNFLKTQNIGVATFIGLDKMKVWEKSMGQIATPENIPRLFDMVKVKDEAVRPAFYFALRDTLVANDLEQATRLAFQKDKRWRVVTLQGQIIEQAGTMTGGGGRVMRGRMGTSVGVEVTQEELDKMEKKLNVQMAQMQGHQEMKLQLEERVHQLRQELREMRNTLEKYTASIQSLSEQEVHLKSQIKELEANVIAAAPDKNKQKQMEETLKAFKKDYENASSKAGKVEAEVKRLHNLIVEINSHKLKAQQDKLDRVNKQLDECSSAITKAQVDIKTADRNIKKSEDAVARLETEMAENEKAIEELMVQLKQLEEQAAEIMKECQEAEDALPEVQEQHRGVLQEIKAIQEQEHTVQKECLSVRLKVEQIEGAISEHQSKIKHWQREISKLSLHAIDDKPAEELPVLTPEDVTAQDPDMLNNKIALLEARCAQMKPNLGAIAEYRKKEELYLQRVAELDEITTERDKFKRACEDLRKQRLNEFMAGFNIITNKLKENYQMLTLGGDAELELVDSLDPFSEGIMFSVRPPKKSWKKIFNLSGGEKTLSSLALVFALHHFKPTPLYFMDEIDAALDFKNVSIVAFYIYEQTKNAQFIIISLRNNMFEIADRLIGIYKTHNTTKSVGINPKTIAFRELQEGVSA